In a genomic window of Flavobacterium crassostreae:
- a CDS encoding voltage-gated chloride channel family protein, whose amino-acid sequence MNALKLKETLLLVFKWGLICALLGFMSGSASAFLLVSLEWAATIRENHLWIIAFLPLGGLFIGLSYHYYGAVAVKGNNLLLQEYQTPSTKIPLIMAPLVLLGTIITHLFGGSAGREGTAVQMGGAIADQFTSWFKLNQTDRKSIIILGISAGFASVFGTPLAGAIFALEVVYFSKISIQSAILALVVAYFAHFTVAFWQVEHTHYGISSVPDWSLKTLLCVLIVSILFGLAAMLFARSTHYWGALFAKKITYAPLRPMVGGILIAITLYGIGTTKYIGLGVPSIVDSFITPSNYYDFLLKIIFTGFTLGAGFKGGEVTPLFFIGATLGSSLSIVFPLPIALLAGMGFVAVFSGATHTPIACTVMGIELFGLQSGLYIGIACLVAYLASGSVGIYQAQIVKGAKYHLYKKIKIRKPNLF is encoded by the coding sequence ATGAATGCACTTAAACTAAAAGAAACTCTTTTACTGGTTTTTAAATGGGGTCTTATTTGTGCCTTACTGGGTTTTATGTCTGGATCTGCCTCGGCTTTTTTATTAGTTTCGTTAGAGTGGGCAGCAACTATCCGAGAAAACCACCTTTGGATTATAGCATTTCTGCCCCTGGGAGGCTTGTTCATTGGGTTAAGCTACCATTATTATGGCGCAGTTGCCGTAAAAGGAAATAATTTATTGCTACAAGAATACCAAACTCCTAGCACTAAAATTCCTTTAATAATGGCTCCGTTGGTGCTTTTGGGCACCATTATAACCCATCTCTTTGGTGGCTCTGCAGGGCGCGAAGGTACTGCGGTGCAAATGGGGGGCGCAATAGCAGACCAATTTACATCTTGGTTTAAATTAAATCAAACCGATAGAAAATCCATTATTATCTTGGGTATTAGCGCTGGATTTGCATCGGTGTTTGGAACCCCACTTGCTGGAGCTATTTTTGCTCTTGAGGTGGTTTATTTTAGTAAAATTAGTATCCAAAGTGCCATTTTAGCTTTGGTGGTTGCCTATTTCGCACACTTTACGGTTGCTTTCTGGCAGGTAGAACATACGCACTATGGTATTTCATCCGTACCGGATTGGAGTTTAAAAACCTTACTTTGCGTACTTATTGTCAGTATACTATTTGGTTTGGCTGCCATGCTTTTTGCCCGAAGCACGCATTACTGGGGCGCATTATTTGCCAAAAAAATCACCTATGCTCCTTTACGCCCAATGGTAGGAGGAATACTAATTGCAATCACTTTATACGGCATCGGAACCACAAAATACATCGGATTAGGGGTTCCAAGCATTGTAGATTCCTTTATAACACCCAGTAATTACTACGATTTTTTATTAAAAATTATATTTACCGGCTTTACATTAGGAGCTGGTTTCAAGGGTGGCGAAGTCACGCCTTTATTTTTTATAGGAGCTACTTTGGGCAGCAGTTTGTCCATAGTGTTTCCGTTGCCTATTGCCTTATTGGCAGGCATGGGATTTGTAGCTGTTTTTTCTGGAGCTACCCACACTCCTATTGCTTGTACCGTTATGGGAATCGAACTTTTTGGACTACAATCAGGATTATATATCGGTATTGCTTGTTTGGTAGCTTACTTAGCATCTGGATCTGTAGGAATTTATCAGGCACAAATTGTCAAAGGAGCTAAGTATCATTTATATAAAAAGATTAAAATACGAAAACCAAACTTGTTTTGA
- a CDS encoding peptidylprolyl isomerase encodes MKLKLLGLVFLAIANMHAQDTPKTSKKNNNAEGIFATINTNKGAIVLALDFQKSPVTVANFITLAEGTNQFVTDEKLKGKPFYDGLKFHRVINDFMIQTGDPLGNGTGGAGYSFKDEFSDLKFTKAGLLAMANSGAATNSSQFFITHKDTPWLDNKHTIFGEVTSGMQVVNAILQDDIMTSVKISRKGSLAKKFDAIKVFENYYNNKAEEAKKQALIDQQRQKEQAAVEAEKLRVYKEKYAPVIEQKAAYIKAIKTTATTTATGLKYQIIQKGTGVKPTEGTTLYFHYAGYFEDGNLFDSSYAEVNKTYGKYDQKRADLKGYNAFAFEAGRKEGMIPGFLEALSLMHYGEKMLAIIPANLAYGERGAGGVIPPNASLVFELEIFEKQPETK; translated from the coding sequence ATGAAATTAAAATTATTAGGTCTTGTTTTTTTAGCCATAGCGAATATGCACGCACAAGACACCCCAAAAACATCCAAAAAAAATAACAATGCAGAAGGAATTTTTGCTACAATAAATACCAACAAAGGAGCTATTGTTTTGGCACTAGACTTCCAAAAATCACCGGTAACTGTGGCTAATTTTATCACCCTTGCAGAAGGAACAAACCAATTTGTTACCGATGAAAAACTAAAAGGAAAACCTTTTTATGATGGCCTAAAATTCCATCGGGTGATTAACGATTTTATGATCCAAACTGGAGATCCACTAGGTAACGGAACTGGGGGAGCTGGTTATTCTTTTAAGGATGAATTTTCGGATCTAAAATTTACCAAAGCCGGTCTTTTGGCTATGGCAAATTCTGGAGCCGCTACTAACTCTAGCCAATTTTTTATAACCCATAAAGACACTCCATGGTTAGACAACAAACACACCATATTTGGGGAAGTAACTAGCGGAATGCAAGTAGTCAATGCTATTTTGCAAGACGATATAATGACCTCTGTAAAGATTAGCCGTAAAGGAAGTCTTGCCAAAAAATTTGATGCAATCAAAGTCTTTGAAAATTATTACAACAACAAAGCCGAAGAGGCTAAAAAACAAGCGTTGATTGACCAACAAAGACAAAAAGAGCAGGCTGCTGTAGAGGCCGAAAAATTACGCGTGTATAAAGAGAAATACGCTCCAGTTATTGAACAAAAAGCTGCCTATATTAAAGCTATAAAAACCACTGCTACTACCACTGCTACTGGTCTGAAATATCAAATTATTCAAAAAGGAACTGGAGTAAAGCCTACAGAGGGAACTACACTTTATTTTCATTATGCAGGCTATTTTGAAGACGGAAACTTATTTGATAGCAGCTACGCAGAGGTAAACAAAACCTACGGAAAGTACGACCAAAAAAGAGCCGATTTGAAGGGTTACAATGCTTTTGCATTTGAGGCTGGACGCAAAGAAGGAATGATTCCTGGATTTTTGGAAGCGTTGAGCTTGATGCACTATGGTGAAAAAATGCTGGCTATTATTCCTGCAAATTTAGCTTATGGCGAAAGAGGTGCTGGTGGGGTTATTCCTCCAAACGCTTCGTTGGTTTTTGAATTGGAAATTTTTGAAAAACAACCCGAAACCAAATAA
- the guaA gene encoding glutamine-hydrolyzing GMP synthase, with translation MQHNVLILDFGSQYTQLIARRVRELNIFCEIFPYNHIPSDLSSYKAVILGGSPFSVRAEDAPHPDLSQIRGKLPLLAVCYGAQYLAHFSGGEVAASNTREYGRANLSFIKENELFFENVSQNSQVWMSHSDSIKALPTNGIKLASTHDVEFAAYKIEGETTYAIQYHPEVFHSTDGSKMLENFLVKIAEVPQTFTPNAFVEEMVSELKQKVGNDKVVLGLSGGVDSTVAAVLLHQAIGKNLYCVFVNNGLLRKNEYQSVLDQYKGMGLNVKGVDAGDRFLSELAGVSDPETKRKIIGRVFIEVFDDESHLIEDVKWLAQGTIYPDVIESVSVKGPSATIKSHHNVGGLPDYMKLKIVEPLRMLFKDEVRRVGASLGIDPELLGRHPFPGPGLSIRILGDITPEKVQILQDVDAVFIDGLKSWGLYDKVWQAGAILLPVNSVGVMGDERTYEKVVALRAVESTDGMTADWVHLPYEFLMKISNDIINKVKGVNRVVYDISSKPPATIEWE, from the coding sequence ATGCAACACAACGTACTTATTTTAGATTTCGGATCGCAATACACTCAGCTTATTGCGCGTAGAGTTCGCGAATTAAATATATTCTGCGAAATTTTCCCTTATAATCACATACCAAGTGATTTATCCAGTTATAAAGCCGTAATTCTTGGTGGAAGCCCATTTTCTGTTCGTGCAGAAGACGCTCCCCATCCTGATTTGTCACAAATCAGAGGAAAATTACCCTTACTAGCGGTTTGTTATGGCGCACAATACCTAGCCCATTTTAGCGGCGGTGAAGTAGCGGCATCCAATACTAGAGAATACGGTAGAGCTAATTTGTCTTTTATAAAAGAGAACGAATTATTTTTTGAAAATGTTTCCCAAAATAGTCAAGTTTGGATGAGTCATAGTGACAGCATCAAAGCCTTGCCTACCAATGGAATAAAATTAGCAAGCACCCACGATGTAGAATTTGCTGCCTATAAAATTGAAGGCGAAACGACCTATGCAATCCAGTACCACCCAGAGGTTTTTCACTCTACGGATGGTTCTAAAATGCTAGAGAATTTTTTGGTAAAAATTGCCGAAGTTCCCCAAACCTTTACTCCTAATGCTTTTGTAGAAGAAATGGTTTCGGAATTAAAACAAAAAGTAGGTAATGACAAAGTTGTTTTAGGGCTTTCTGGTGGAGTAGACTCTACTGTAGCTGCCGTTTTGTTACACCAAGCCATTGGAAAAAACCTGTATTGTGTTTTTGTAAATAATGGATTGCTTCGCAAAAATGAATACCAAAGTGTACTAGATCAGTATAAAGGTATGGGCTTAAACGTTAAAGGAGTTGATGCTGGAGATCGTTTTTTGTCCGAATTAGCAGGAGTTAGTGATCCAGAGACCAAGCGTAAAATTATCGGAAGAGTTTTTATCGAAGTTTTTGATGATGAATCCCACCTTATCGAAGATGTAAAATGGTTGGCTCAAGGAACGATATACCCAGATGTTATTGAATCGGTTTCTGTAAAAGGCCCCTCGGCAACCATAAAATCACACCATAACGTAGGTGGTTTGCCAGATTATATGAAATTAAAAATTGTAGAACCGCTCCGCATGCTTTTTAAAGATGAAGTGCGTAGAGTAGGAGCTTCGTTAGGTATTGATCCAGAATTATTAGGAAGACATCCGTTTCCGGGACCAGGACTTTCAATACGTATATTAGGAGATATTACTCCAGAGAAAGTACAAATTTTGCAAGATGTAGACGCCGTTTTTATAGACGGACTAAAATCTTGGGGATTGTATGACAAAGTTTGGCAAGCAGGAGCTATTTTGCTTCCGGTAAATAGCGTAGGAGTAATGGGCGATGAGCGTACCTACGAAAAAGTAGTTGCCCTACGTGCAGTGGAGTCTACTGATGGGATGACTGCAGATTGGGTACATTTGCCTTATGAGTTTTTGATGAAAATATCCAATGATATCATCAATAAAGTAAAAGGAGTTAACAGAGTAGTATATGACATTAGTTCCAAGCCACCAGCAACCATTGAGTGGGAATAA
- a CDS encoding DUF3820 family protein, with translation MNQNQQQLIKLAHTKMPFGKYEGRYLIDLPEYYVVWYQNKGFPKGVLGEQLQLIYELQLNGLEDLIRNIRKKYPKPLK, from the coding sequence ATGAATCAAAACCAACAGCAATTAATTAAGTTAGCCCACACCAAAATGCCCTTTGGCAAATACGAAGGACGCTATTTAATAGATTTGCCAGAATATTATGTGGTATGGTATCAAAACAAAGGATTTCCCAAAGGTGTCCTAGGAGAACAATTGCAATTAATTTATGAGTTGCAATTAAATGGACTAGAGGATCTAATTAGAAATATCCGAAAAAAATACCCAAAACCACTTAAATAA
- a CDS encoding peptidylprolyl isomerase, giving the protein MKKSILLILLAIASLSSCKQDHSNLPDGLYAKIETNKGAIIVALEYQKAPITVANFVTLAEGKNDFVTNKNLKGKPFFDGLKFHRVINDFMIQTGDPLGTGSGDGGYKFKDEITELRFDKGGILAMANNGPASNSSQFFITHLATPWLDGKHTIFGHVVENGMDVVLQVQQNDYINKVTIIRNGEAAKKFNAVKTFYNYFSVESENQRKKLALEEENKKAYDEKYKDVREDKIKFFNALKSKATKTSTGLKYVITKTTKNKKPAKRSQISIHYAGFLEDGQLFDTSIENVAKTFGKFDPNRASQNGYQPIAFQAGRKDGMIPGFIEGLEKLAYGEKATLFIPSHLAYGAGGAGEVIPPNANIIFEVELVEEVAPE; this is encoded by the coding sequence ATGAAAAAAAGCATCCTACTTATACTACTAGCCATTGCCAGTTTATCTTCGTGCAAACAAGACCACAGCAACCTACCAGATGGCCTTTATGCCAAAATAGAAACCAATAAAGGTGCTATTATTGTTGCTTTAGAGTATCAAAAAGCACCCATCACAGTAGCTAATTTTGTAACCTTAGCCGAAGGAAAAAATGATTTTGTAACCAATAAAAACCTTAAAGGAAAGCCTTTTTTTGATGGATTAAAATTTCATCGGGTGATTAATGATTTTATGATTCAGACTGGCGATCCTCTAGGAACTGGATCTGGAGATGGTGGCTACAAATTTAAAGACGAAATTACGGAGCTACGTTTTGATAAAGGAGGCATTTTGGCGATGGCAAACAATGGTCCCGCAAGCAATAGCAGTCAGTTTTTTATTACCCATTTGGCAACACCATGGCTAGATGGCAAGCACACCATCTTTGGACATGTGGTAGAAAACGGAATGGATGTAGTGCTACAAGTACAACAAAACGATTACATAAATAAAGTAACCATTATCCGCAACGGAGAAGCTGCAAAAAAGTTTAATGCCGTTAAGACTTTTTACAATTATTTTTCTGTTGAATCTGAAAACCAAAGAAAAAAATTAGCTCTTGAAGAAGAAAACAAAAAAGCATATGATGAAAAATATAAAGATGTTCGCGAGGACAAAATTAAATTTTTTAATGCCTTAAAAAGCAAAGCAACCAAAACCTCCACCGGGCTTAAATACGTAATCACCAAGACTACCAAAAACAAAAAACCAGCCAAAAGATCCCAAATAAGCATCCATTATGCCGGTTTTCTTGAAGATGGCCAGCTTTTTGATACTAGTATTGAAAATGTAGCAAAAACGTTCGGAAAATTTGATCCCAATCGGGCTAGTCAAAATGGCTACCAACCCATTGCTTTTCAAGCTGGGCGCAAAGACGGAATGATTCCTGGTTTTATAGAAGGTTTAGAAAAATTAGCCTATGGCGAAAAAGCAACCTTATTTATCCCTTCGCATTTAGCCTATGGAGCAGGTGGTGCTGGAGAGGTTATCCCACCCAATGCAAATATTATTTTTGAAGTGGAATTAGTGGAAGAAGTAGCTCCAGAATAA
- a CDS encoding CTP synthase has protein sequence MNQTKYIFVTGGVTSSLGKGIIAASLAKLLQARGYRTTIQKFDPYLNVDPGTLNPYEHGECYVTDDGAETDLDLGHYERFLNVPTSQANNVTTGRIYRSVIEKERRGEFLGKTVQVVPHITNEIKDRMQLLGNSGDYDIVITEIGGTVGDIESLPYIESVRQLVWDLGENNAVVIHLTLVPYLAAAGELKTKPTQHSVKTLMESGIKADILVCRTEHEISDEIRHKLALFCNVKREAVIQSIDADTIYEVPNLMLQEGLDLVTLKKLDLPKKAAPDLKTWNTFLKRLKNPKHTVNIGLIGKYVEMQDCYKSILEAFIHAGAANETKVNVVSIHSEHIDATNVADKFKDLDAILVAPGFGERGIEGKIEAVRFARENKVPFFGICLGMQMAVIEYARNILGYADANSTEMNENTTHPVVNLMEEQKNVTHKGGTMRLGAWKCTIEPDTLAYKIYGQTAISERHRHRYEFNSAYTNELQKAGLIPSGVNPDTGLVEIVEIKEHPFFIGVQYHPEYKSTVANPHPIFVSLVAAAVKAKKAK, from the coding sequence ATGAATCAAACAAAATATATTTTTGTTACCGGTGGTGTGACTTCATCTTTAGGAAAAGGAATTATAGCAGCATCTTTGGCAAAATTGTTACAGGCAAGAGGGTATAGAACAACTATTCAAAAATTTGATCCGTATCTGAACGTAGATCCCGGAACTTTGAATCCATACGAACATGGAGAGTGTTATGTAACAGATGATGGTGCTGAAACAGATTTAGATTTAGGCCATTATGAACGCTTTTTGAACGTGCCGACTTCTCAAGCAAACAACGTAACCACCGGAAGAATTTACCGCTCTGTTATTGAAAAAGAACGACGAGGAGAGTTTTTAGGTAAAACCGTACAAGTAGTACCTCATATTACCAATGAAATTAAAGATAGAATGCAATTGCTTGGTAATTCAGGGGATTATGACATTGTTATCACAGAAATAGGCGGTACCGTTGGAGATATAGAATCCTTGCCATACATAGAGTCTGTTCGTCAATTGGTTTGGGATTTGGGAGAGAATAATGCCGTTGTAATACACCTAACATTGGTTCCGTATTTGGCCGCAGCAGGAGAGCTAAAAACCAAGCCAACCCAACATTCTGTAAAAACGTTGATGGAAAGTGGTATCAAAGCAGATATTCTGGTATGCAGAACAGAGCACGAAATTTCGGATGAAATACGCCATAAATTAGCTTTGTTTTGTAATGTAAAAAGAGAAGCAGTTATTCAATCTATTGATGCAGATACGATCTATGAAGTACCTAATTTAATGCTTCAAGAAGGGTTGGATTTAGTTACCCTAAAAAAATTAGATTTGCCTAAGAAAGCCGCTCCGGATTTAAAAACATGGAACACTTTTTTGAAAAGATTAAAAAATCCAAAACATACCGTAAATATTGGTTTGATTGGTAAATATGTAGAAATGCAAGACTGTTATAAGTCCATTTTAGAAGCATTTATACATGCAGGTGCCGCAAACGAAACCAAAGTAAATGTAGTATCTATCCATTCGGAGCATATTGATGCTACAAATGTAGCCGATAAGTTTAAAGATTTAGACGCAATCCTTGTTGCTCCTGGTTTTGGAGAACGAGGAATAGAAGGAAAAATTGAAGCAGTGCGTTTTGCCCGCGAGAATAAAGTACCCTTCTTCGGTATTTGCTTAGGTATGCAAATGGCCGTTATAGAATATGCAAGAAACATATTAGGCTATGCAGATGCTAACTCTACGGAGATGAACGAAAACACGACGCATCCGGTGGTAAATTTAATGGAAGAACAAAAAAATGTAACCCACAAAGGAGGAACCATGCGCTTAGGAGCTTGGAAGTGCACTATTGAGCCAGACACCCTTGCTTACAAAATATACGGACAAACAGCAATATCAGAGCGTCACCGCCATCGTTATGAATTTAATAGCGCCTACACCAATGAATTACAAAAAGCAGGACTAATACCCTCTGGAGTTAATCCAGATACAGGCTTAGTTGAAATTGTTGAAATTAAAGAGCATCCGTTTTTTATAGGAGTACAATACCACCCAGAATACAAAAGTACCGTGGCAAACCCACATCCTATTTTTGTAAGCCTTGTAGCAGCAGCAGTAAAAGCTAAAAAAGCAAAGTAA
- the gldI gene encoding gliding motility-associated peptidyl-prolyl isomerase GldI has product MKFHPSIALFVLLCLVVSSCKQHQEARQPISHSSGSFMKKSVARNKKLVASEEDLIKTLIKNNPKTAYLSSSKGYWYAYQIKNTTDTLTPQRGDIAYYDYDIKDLKGSPIYTKLELQPQTYYVDKQEIMMGLRDGIKKMRKGEKICFLFPSHMAFGYHGDNQKIGTNQPLMVTVTLNNFVPEPTTSNTKTQLPKTTTTAVIAKKETTTPKKLNINPPKDTIK; this is encoded by the coding sequence ATGAAGTTCCATCCATCCATAGCTCTTTTTGTTCTTTTATGCCTTGTTGTAAGCAGTTGCAAACAACACCAAGAAGCCAGACAACCCATCTCCCATAGTTCGGGTTCTTTTATGAAAAAATCGGTGGCAAGAAACAAAAAACTCGTTGCCTCCGAAGAAGATTTAATTAAAACACTCATAAAAAACAACCCAAAAACAGCGTATCTCTCTTCTTCAAAAGGATATTGGTATGCTTACCAAATAAAAAACACCACCGATACCCTGACTCCACAAAGAGGAGACATTGCCTATTATGATTACGATATTAAAGACTTAAAAGGCAGCCCAATATACACCAAGCTAGAACTCCAACCACAAACCTATTATGTGGACAAACAAGAAATAATGATGGGTTTACGAGACGGAATAAAAAAGATGCGAAAAGGAGAAAAAATATGTTTTTTATTTCCATCTCATATGGCCTTTGGCTATCATGGAGACAATCAAAAAATAGGAACCAACCAGCCTTTAATGGTAACGGTTACCCTAAATAATTTTGTCCCAGAACCAACCACGTCTAACACCAAGACCCAGTTACCAAAAACGACTACAACGGCCGTTATTGCAAAAAAAGAAACAACCACTCCAAAAAAATTAAATATAAACCCACCTAAAGACACTATTAAATAA
- a CDS encoding muramidase family protein: MKYFFATFAFFLFFAQTAFAQNKIITHKIEKGETIHQIARKYQVTPFDIYQLNPDAQRGLQVDTVLLIPGKTEKAKVSKIEKAKTESKKTPSILSSAPTTHLVVAKETLYGIEKKYDVTDADLKKANPDLTIDGLKIGMVLTIPSKNATKTPFANVAKTSKIIPEEALYHEVLPKETKYSIARQYGTTIQEIEKRNPEVADNLPIGYQLLIRGTPSKIASVIKSPEQEQNHSLIPAMAVKDSLITYVDYEIQPKETLYSLSKMFAISQEELLQLNPELNQAVAIGMLIKVPSKMVVASAEKKVYASLTKNIAEGKRKRMALLLPFNVSKIEGDTINSAYNRLKKDKFLNMTLDFYAGALIAIDSAKTLGLPIDIEIYDSQETKNSSNVAAIIRDNKLQNANAIVGPFYQSNAEVAAQAVRLTNVPVISPLSKDLGNAYPNLYQTIPTSEEVKNKMFAYMRTQNGNIMAVVDRKKESILKYLQQYQNDIPLVAFKENGSLSTESLKSMLVKGKTNYVVMETANTWMIKTTIATMLSAMPSYSVQLVILEPNETLDFEEIKFTNLIKLQLMYPSVTRDYVSPEAAAFDKKYKKINAIYPSDYATRGFDVTFDTMMRLVQNVKFEQTVNAVATNRVENKFEYYKKDDGGYTNKGVHIMYYDTDLTIKEVQ, translated from the coding sequence ATGAAATATTTTTTTGCAACATTTGCTTTCTTTTTGTTTTTTGCCCAAACTGCTTTTGCTCAAAATAAAATTATAACCCACAAGATAGAAAAGGGCGAAACAATCCATCAAATAGCCCGCAAATACCAAGTTACTCCATTTGATATTTACCAATTAAATCCAGATGCACAAAGAGGATTACAGGTAGATACGGTATTGCTTATACCTGGTAAAACAGAAAAAGCCAAAGTATCCAAGATAGAAAAAGCCAAAACAGAAAGTAAAAAGACACCGTCAATTTTGTCCTCAGCACCTACAACCCATTTAGTAGTTGCCAAAGAAACATTGTACGGGATCGAAAAAAAATACGATGTCACAGATGCGGATTTAAAAAAAGCAAATCCAGACCTTACAATTGATGGTTTAAAAATAGGTATGGTTTTGACGATACCTTCTAAAAATGCAACCAAAACCCCTTTTGCCAATGTTGCTAAGACTAGCAAAATAATTCCCGAAGAAGCTCTTTATCATGAAGTGTTGCCTAAGGAAACTAAATATTCTATTGCAAGACAGTACGGTACAACCATTCAAGAAATAGAAAAACGCAATCCAGAAGTAGCAGATAATTTGCCAATAGGATACCAATTGTTAATCCGAGGGACGCCTTCAAAGATAGCAAGTGTAATTAAGAGTCCGGAGCAAGAACAAAACCATTCTTTGATTCCTGCAATGGCAGTAAAAGACAGCTTGATTACTTACGTTGATTATGAAATACAACCTAAAGAAACCCTTTATAGTCTTTCAAAAATGTTTGCTATTAGTCAAGAAGAATTACTACAGCTCAATCCAGAATTAAACCAAGCAGTAGCCATTGGAATGCTTATAAAAGTGCCTTCAAAAATGGTGGTAGCTAGTGCAGAAAAAAAAGTATACGCTTCTTTGACTAAAAATATAGCCGAAGGAAAACGCAAAAGAATGGCTTTGTTGTTGCCTTTTAATGTTTCAAAAATAGAAGGCGATACTATTAATTCTGCCTACAATAGATTAAAAAAAGACAAGTTTTTAAACATGACCTTGGATTTCTACGCAGGAGCTTTAATAGCAATTGACTCGGCAAAAACCTTAGGGCTTCCTATTGATATAGAAATTTATGACTCGCAAGAAACCAAAAACAGCTCTAATGTAGCGGCAATTATACGCGATAACAAACTACAAAATGCCAACGCCATTGTGGGGCCTTTTTACCAAAGTAATGCAGAGGTTGCTGCACAAGCAGTACGGCTTACTAACGTACCGGTTATTTCTCCGCTTTCTAAAGATTTAGGTAATGCGTATCCTAATTTATACCAAACGATTCCGACTAGCGAAGAGGTCAAAAACAAGATGTTTGCTTATATGCGTACCCAAAATGGCAACATAATGGCTGTGGTGGATAGAAAAAAAGAATCAATACTTAAATACCTACAACAATACCAAAATGACATTCCATTGGTAGCTTTTAAAGAAAACGGAAGTCTTTCGACGGAAAGCCTAAAAAGTATGTTGGTTAAAGGAAAGACCAATTATGTAGTGATGGAAACCGCTAATACTTGGATGATAAAAACCACAATTGCTACTATGTTGAGTGCAATGCCTAGCTATTCTGTTCAATTAGTGATTTTAGAACCAAATGAAACTTTAGATTTTGAAGAAATAAAATTCACCAATTTAATTAAGTTACAACTCATGTATCCTTCCGTAACTCGGGATTATGTTTCTCCAGAAGCAGCAGCATTTGACAAAAAGTACAAAAAAATAAATGCAATTTACCCAAGTGATTACGCAACTCGTGGGTTTGACGTTACTTTTGACACCATGATGCGATTGGTTCAAAACGTAAAATTTGAACAAACGGTAAACGCCGTGGCAACCAATCGGGTTGAAAATAAATTTGAATATTATAAAAAAGACGATGGTGGTTATACCAATAAAGGCGTGCATATTATGTATTATGATACCGATTTAACCATTAAAGAAGTACAATAA
- a CDS encoding DHH family phosphoesterase, with protein MKIQDIQAIALLLATPKKIAIIPHRGPDGDAMGSTLGLYHFLLKYKHDAVVIAPNEFPDFLAWLPGSETVKIFEKDKENCTQILQQADLIFTLDFNALHRVGHEMEKVLANLPATYIMIDHHQKPEDYAAHVYSDTAFGSTCEMLYNFIGFLDQKHAIDTTIGTCIYTGILTDSGSFRFPGTTGNTHRIVAELIDLGVANTKIPNLLFENSSYNRLQLLGRALQNMKVLSNKNTSYTTLTQQELHTFEHVKGDTEGIVNYGLSIKGVHFTAIFIENTEEQIIKISFRSQGDFDVNQFARDHFNGGGHRNAAGGKSETTLKETVAKFENLVAQLTF; from the coding sequence ATGAAAATACAAGATATACAAGCTATAGCGTTGCTGTTGGCAACACCCAAAAAAATTGCAATAATTCCGCATAGAGGCCCTGATGGAGATGCCATGGGATCCACCCTAGGATTGTACCACTTTTTGTTAAAATACAAGCACGACGCAGTGGTGATTGCTCCCAATGAATTTCCGGATTTTTTGGCTTGGTTGCCAGGCTCCGAAACGGTCAAAATATTTGAAAAAGATAAAGAAAATTGTACCCAAATATTACAACAAGCAGACCTAATATTCACATTAGATTTTAATGCATTACACCGGGTAGGGCACGAAATGGAAAAAGTTTTGGCCAACTTACCAGCTACCTACATTATGATCGACCACCATCAAAAACCAGAGGACTATGCCGCGCATGTCTATTCGGATACTGCTTTTGGATCTACCTGTGAGATGCTCTATAACTTTATTGGCTTTTTGGACCAAAAACACGCCATAGATACCACAATAGGAACTTGCATTTATACCGGAATTCTCACCGATTCTGGTTCGTTTCGATTTCCGGGAACTACTGGCAACACCCACCGTATAGTAGCAGAATTAATAGATCTAGGGGTTGCAAACACCAAAATACCCAATTTGCTTTTTGAAAACAGCTCTTACAACCGATTACAATTATTAGGACGAGCCCTCCAAAACATGAAGGTGCTTTCCAATAAAAACACCTCCTACACTACCCTAACCCAACAAGAACTCCATACCTTTGAACATGTAAAAGGAGATACCGAAGGAATTGTAAATTATGGATTAAGCATTAAAGGAGTGCACTTTACAGCCATTTTTATAGAAAACACCGAAGAACAAATCATCAAGATATCTTTTCGCTCTCAAGGCGATTTTGACGTTAATCAATTTGCCAGAGATCATTTTAACGGAGGAGGCCATCGTAATGCTGCAGGCGGAAAATCAGAAACTACTTTGAAAGAAACAGTAGCAAAATTTGAAAATTTAGTAGCACAATTAACATTCTAA